In Takifugu flavidus isolate HTHZ2018 chromosome 5, ASM371156v2, whole genome shotgun sequence, the following proteins share a genomic window:
- the wdfy3 gene encoding WD repeat and FYVE domain-containing protein 3 isoform X4 codes for MEASHRATFGLTKPLKMNMVKRIMGRPRQEECSPQDNALGLMHLRRLFSELCHPPRHMTQKEQEEKLYMMLPVFNRVFGNAPPSTMTEKFSDLLQFTTQVSRLMVTEIRRRASNKSTEAASRAIVQFLEVNQSEETSRGWMLLTTINLLASSGQKTVDCMTTMSVPSTLVKCLYLFFDLPHMTEAPVGPTSQPPPPPPPPTPIQEKTPGQVQTQQELAPADRRALLQKVFVQILVKLCTFVSPAEELAQKDDLQLLFSAITSWCPPHNLPWRRSAGEVLTTISRHGLSVNVVKYIHEKECLATCVQNMQQSDDLSPLEIVDMFAGLSCFLKDSSDVSQTLLDDFRMCQGYAFLCDLMLRLEQAKEDESKDALKDLVNLVTCLTTYGVTELKPAGLTTGAPFLLPGFVLPQPSGKGHTVRNIQAFSVLQNAFLRAKTSRLACMLLDAIGNIYAADSANYFILESQHTLSQFAERVAKLPEAQAKYFELLEFVVFSLNYVPCKELFSVSVLLKSSTSHACSITAVRTLLKLAHHDPVFSDVLREVGLLEVLVNLLHKYAALLKEPTQQHPHNNDQGDCKNNTAAEEQKQLALLVMETLTVLLQGFNNTNAALFREFGGARCVHNIVKYRQCREHALLIIQQLVLSPSGDDDMGTLLGLMHSAPSTELQLKTDVLRALLAVLRESHRTRTVFRKVGGFVYVTSLLVAMERSLCQPPRQGWDRVNQNQVFELLHTVICTLTAAMRYEPANSHFFRTEIQYEKLADAVRLLGCFSDTKKLGPTSVFPSNAQPFQRLLEEEATTGGCAGDSVCPTLKHCSKLFIYLYKMATDSFDSRAEQVPPCLTHETSLPSPWGTPALARKRHGYYGATGPSAPVKALSDLKLHIANPSHPISSSSSSDTVVIHPGAVLAMLDLLPSVSSDSQPEHALDLQLAVANILQLLVNSDRNQQVLCEACLHQRLLLRCSHALGDEDHPLHPPLQRMFERLASQALQPMALREFLRLGNPLNCGAWDKKLLKQYRVHKPSSLGYDAETRNSMTLSMEGFGPDSVFTTPAEDNGQYRISRSLVRSPEGSTVPLTRVKCLVSMTTPHDIRLNGSAVTPAFVEFDNSLEGFGCLFLPSLAPHNAPTNNTNASGVSDGAVLSGMGTGERLFPPPSGLSYSTWFCVERFSSAPQAHPVRLLTIVRRATTSEQHYVCLAVVLSAKDRSVTVSTKEELLQTYSADESSEEASFYEILPCCARFRCGEVIAEGQWHHLVLVMSKGMLKNSMATLYLDGQLINTVKLHYIHTAPGGSGSTNPPVVSTVYGYVGTPPAQRQLSNLVWRLGSSYFLEEVLPATSVAAIFELGPNYVGSFQAVYLPCKDSKAEVSPASPVALVPEEKVSFSLCSLSVSTLTVAKIRKVYNKLDSKAIAKQLAVSSHENATPVKLIHNAAGHLNGPARTIGAAVVGYLGVRAFVTKPVATNLQYVGGAAAILGLVAMASDVEGLYAAVKALVCVVKSNPLASKEMERIKGYQLLAMLLKKKRSLLNSHILHLTFSLVGTVDSGHETAIIPNSTAFQDLLCDFEVWLHAPYELHLSLFEHFIELLTESSEAAKNAKLLREFQLIPRLLLTLRDTSLSQPTIAAICNVLSLLLQAFPNPYDLLRFGQFISSTLPTFAVCEKFVVMEINNEEKLDGGNDDDFGGLLSANLILLRNRLLDNLLRLLFTTKEKCSISAQACEELVRTLGFDWLLMFMEEHLHSSTVTAALWILVVLLSNQSILNRFREGLCGGGWLDHTDSVLTNKIGTVLGFNVGRSAGGRSTVREINREACHFQGFPVLQTLLPKHTNVPELYFLLMALFLQQPVTELPDSLHIHFDLDSIWTFIFGMPASSATVVGSIHNVCTEAAFLLLAMLRSMLNLPWQSEEEGSWLREYPVTLMQFFRYLYHNVTDLSPMWHSADFLCALAAAVFPFNIRPYSEMVTDLDDEAGSPIEEFKAFAGDSCMNRSQSEYCNVGSKTSLTNHPAKKYVFDFMRVLIMDNLCMTPASKQTPIVDLLLEASPERSTRTQQKEFQSNILDGVMEHLLAADVLLGEDASLPLSSGGSYQILVNNVFYFTQRVVDKLWQGMFNKDSKLVVDFIVQLIGQSKRRSQGLSLDTIYHCLNRTVLYQLCRPHKTVAQQVALLDALRVLTVNRNLVLGPGNHDQDFAACLAHCFICLHSGSSVEGFGLEAEARMTTWHVMMPTENEADATHSHDVSEGRQLLLKAVNRVWTELMHSKRQMLEDIFKVSLPCNDRGHVDITTAKPALEEPALKSWQNHLVYEKKCVGRGEALAPASQSKLSRVSSNFGLSKLTGVRRNKKENSLNKNSLSAQETFQWMFTHIAVVRDLVAMQYKEHQERQQNSLKYVTEEWASIEYELLRERGLWGPPIGSHLDKFMLEMTEGPCRMRKKMVRNDMFYIHYPYIPEIEPNTNSAQQKPLRYRRAISYDSKEYYMRLLSGNPGMYQHSVEHSTEGETTPHEPEHGEDTIARVKGLVKAPLKRSRSTADGADEDGQDQLQEQLLESGGPEEEQRTDNTSLLRLLEEGEKIQHMYRCARVQGLDTSEGLLLFGKEHFYVIDGYTMTVSREIRDIDTLPTNLHEAIIPQGARQGQSQLKRTCSIFAYEDIKEVHKRRYLLQPIAVEVFSADGRNYLLAFQKGVRNKVYQRFLAVVPSLADSSESVSGQRPNTSVEQGSGLLSTLVGEKSVTQRWERGEISNFQYLMHLNTLAGRSYNDLMQYPVFPWILADYDSEELDLSNPKTFRNLAKPMGAQTDDRLAQYKKRYKDWEDPNGETPAYHYGTHYSSAMIVASYLVRMEPFTQIFLRLQGGHFDLADRMFHSVREAWFSASKHNMADVKELIPEFFYLPEFLLNSNNFDLGAKQNGIKLADVILPPWAKGDPREFIRVHREALECDYVSAHLHEWIDLIFGYKQQGPPAVEAVNVFHHLFYEGQVDIYNINDPLKETATIGFINNFGQIPKQLFKKPHPPKRVRSKANGDIMSVPPSSNTDKIFFHHLDNLRPSLAPVKELKEPVGQIVCTDKGILAVEQNKVLVPPTWSKTFAWGYADLSCRLANYDSDKALVVYECLSEWGQILCAICPNPKLVITGGTSTAICVWETGTSKERAKSITLKQALLGHTDAVTCLTASSAYRIVVSGSRDRTCIIWDLNKLSFVTQLRGHRAPVSALCINELTGDIVSCAGTYIHVWSINGSPISSANTFTGRSQQILCCCVSEMNEWDMQNVIVTGHSDGVVRFWRMEFLQVPETPAPQPVEPDVPDCCGEEKIEGGEAQNGDDDSSDSDADEPGSNQEPKAPRNPSAGGGSQPGSTVHRPRGPSARAGASWSMDSSSDDSHRWSDTLSVDEKDGFVFVNYSEGQAKVPHPHPCNPGQSSAPQPFQPPNTDARTYNQLRTGYRWERQLVFRSKLTMHTAFDRKDNAHPAEITSLAISKDHSKILVGDGRGRVFSWSVSDQPGRSAADHWVKDEVVDSCSGCTVRFSLTERRHHCRNCGQLFCQKCSRFQSEIKRLKISSPVRVCQNCYYNLQHELGTEGRN; via the exons ATGGAGGCGAGCCACAG GGCCACCTTTGGTCTGACAAAGCCTCTAAAGATGAACATGGTGAAGAGGATCATGGGGCGGCCGAGGCAGGAGGAGTGCAGCCCCCAGGACAACGCCCTGGGTCTAATGCATCTGCGCCGCCTCTTCTCCGAGCTGTGCCACCCTCCTCGCCACATGacccagaaggagcaggaggagaagctgtACATGATGCTCCCAGTATTCAACAGG gTTTTTGGAAATGCGCCGCCCAGCACCATGACGGAGAAATtctctgacctgctgcagttTACCACCCAGGTCTCGCGCCTAATGGTGACCGAGATTAGGCGAAGAGCTTCAAACAAATCCACCG AGGCAGCCAGTCGAGCTATTGTCCAGTTCCTGGAGGTGAACCAGAGTGAGGAGACGAGTCGTGGgtggatgctgctgaccaccATTAATCTTTTGGCCTCTTCTGGACAG AAAACTGTGGACTGCATGACCACCATGTCCGTACCATCCACACTGGTCAAATGCCTCTACCTGTTCTTCGACCTGCCTCACATGACCGAGGCACCAGTAGGTCCCACGTCTCAgccaccgccgccacctccacctccaacaCCCATCCAGGAGAAGACCCCAGGTCAGGTTCAAACCCAGCAAGAGCTGGCTCCTGCGGACCGGCGGGCACTCCTGCAAAAAGTCTTTGTGCAG ATCCTGGTAAAACTCTGCACATTTGTGTCTCCTGCTGAGGAGCTGGCCCAAAAAgatgacctccagctcctgttcAGTGCCATCACCTCTTGGTGCCCCCCCCACAACCTGCCTTGGAGGAGGAGTGCGGGGGAGGTGCTCACCACCATCTCCAGACACGGCCTCAGTGTCAACGTGGTCAAATATATCCACG AGAAGGAATGTCTGGCAACGTGCGTTCAGAACATGCAGCAGTCTGATGACCTGTCCCCACTTGAGATTGTGGACATGTTTGCCGGCCTGTCCTGCTTCCTCAAAGACTCCAGTGACGTGTCGCAAACGCTGCTGGATGATTTTCGAATGTGCCAGGGTTACGCCTTCCTCTGCGACCTCATGCTCAG GTTGGAGCAGGCCAAGGAGGATGAGTCAAAAGACGCACTGAAGGACCTTGTGAACCTCGTTACCTGCCTGACCACATATGGTGTAACAGAGCTGAAACCGGCTGGTCTCACAACTGGGGCGCCCTTCCTGCTCCCCGGCTTTGTTCTCCCCCAACCTTCTGGGAAAG GCCACACGGTGCGTAACATCCAGGCGTTTTCAGTACTCCAGAACGCCTTCCTGAGGGCAAAAACCAGCCGTCTGGCTTGCATGCTTCTGGACGCCATTGGGAACATATACGCGGCAGACTCGGCCAACTACTTCATCCTGGAGTCACAGCATACACTGTCACAGTTCGCGGAGCGTGTGGCCAAGCTCCCCGAGGCTCAGGCAAAGTACTTTGAGCTTCTGGAGTTTGTCGTCTTCAGCCTCAATTATGTGCCATGCAAAGAGCTGTTCAGCGTCAGCGTGCTGCTGAAGTCGAGCACATCGCACGCCTGCAGCATCACTGCTGTGAGGACGCTGCTGAAGCTGGCCCATCACGACCCGGTGTTCAGTGATGTGCTGAGGGAAGTGGGCCTGCTGGAGGTACTGGTTAACCTGCTGCACAAGTATGCTGCCCTGCTTAAAGagcccacacagcagcaccccCACAATAATGACCAAG GtgactgtaaaaacaacacagcagcagaagagcagaagCAGTTGGCGTTGCTAGTCATGGAAACACTAACCGTGCTCCTGCAAGGCTTTAACAACACTAATGCAG CCCTCTTCAGAGAGTTTGGCGGCGCTCGCTGTGTTCACAACATTGTAAAGTACCGGCAGTGTCGGGAGCACGCGCTGCTCATCATCCAACAGCTGGTCCTGTCGCCCAGCGGGGATGATGACATGGGTACACTGCTGGGCCTCATGCACTCTGCACCTTctactgagctgcagctgaagaccGACGTATTGCGG GCTCTGTTAGCCGTGCTACGCGAGAGTCACCGCACTCGAACCGTGTTCCGCAAGGTGGGCGGCTTCGTCTACGTCACCTCCCTGCTGGTAGCCATGGAGCGCTCGCTGTGCCAGCCGCCGCGGCAAGGCTGGGACCGGGtgaaccagaaccaggtctTTGAGCTTCTGCACACCGTCATCTGCACGCTCACCGCTGCCATGCGCTACGAGCCCGCCAACTCCCACTTCTTCCGTACGGAGATCCAGTATGAGAAGCTTGCCGATGCAGTGAG GCTGCTGGGGTGTTTCTCAGACACAAAGAAGCTGGGTCCAACAAGTGTGTTCCCCTCCAATGCTCAGCCTTTCCAaaggctgctggaggaggaggccaccACAGGGGGCTGTGCCGGAGACAGCGTCTGCCCCACACTCAAACACTGCAGCAAGCTGTTCATCTACCTGTACAAGATGGCCACTGATTCATTTGATAG CCGAGCGGAGCAGGTGCCTCCCTGCCTGACTCATGAGACCTCGCTGCCCTCGCCATGGGGCACGCCAGCACTCGCCAGGAAGAG ACATGGCTACTATGGGGCCACTGGTCCATCTGCCCCAGTCAAAGCCCTCTCAGACCTTAAGCTCCACATAGCCAACCCCTCCCATCCcatttcttcttcgtcttcatcTGACACGGTGGTCATCCACCCAGGAGCTGTCCTGGCCATGCTCGACCTGCTGCCCTCTGTGTCCTCGGACAGCCAGCCTGAG CACgctctggacctgcagctggccGTGGCCAACATCCTCCAGCTTCTGGTGAACAGTGACAGGAACCAACAGGTGCTGTGTGAAGCTTGTCTCCACCAACGGCTACTGCTGCGCTGCAGCCATGCCCTGGGCGACGAAGACCaccctctgcacccccccctGCAGAGGATGTTTGAGAGGCTGGCTTCACAGGCCCTGCAGCCAATGGCACTCAG gGAGTTCTTGCGCCTTGGAAACCCTCTGAACTGTGGTGCCTGGGATaagaagctgctgaagcagtACCGGGTTCACAAGCCCAGCTCTCTCGGCTATGATGCAGAGACGAGAA ACAGTATGACCCTGTCCATGGAGGGCTTCGGCCCAGACAGCGTCTTTACCACTCCAGCCGAGGACAATGGTCAGTATCGCATTAGCCGCAGCCTCGTGCGctcacctgaaggcagcaccGTACCACTAACCCGAGTCAAGTGCCTGGTATCCATGACGACGCCCCACGATATCCGCTTGAATGGGTCGGCCGTTACGCCTGCATTTGTGGAGTTTGACAACTCGCTGGAAGGCTTCGG GTGCCTGTTTCTGCCCAGTCTGGCGCCCCACAACGCCCCCACCAACAACACTAATGCCTCAGGTGTCAGTGACGGAGCGGTGCTGAGTGGAATGGGTACAG GAGAGCGCTTGttccctcctccttcaggtcTGAGTTACTCCACCTGGTTCTGTGTGGAGCGGTTCAGCTCGGCTCCGCAGGCGCACCCGGTGAGGCTGCTGACCATCGTCCGCCGGGCCACAACCTCAGAACAGCACTATGTCTGCCTGGCTGTGGTCCTGTCTGCCAAAGATCGCTCCGTCACCGTCTCCACCAAGGAAGAGCTGCTTCAGACGTACT CAGCGGATGAGTCGAGTGAAGAAGCCTCCTTCTATGAGATCTTGCCCTGCTGCGCCCGTTTCCGCTGCGGTGAAGTCATCGCGGAGGGCCAGTGGCACCacctggtgctggtgatgagtAAAGGCATGCTAAAGAACAGCATGGCCACGCTCTACCTCGATGGTCAGCTGATTAACACTGTCAAG CTTCACTACATCCACACTGCACCAGGTGGCTCCGGGTCCACCAACCCACCTGTGGTGAGCACTGTGTATGGGTACGTGGGAACCCCACCTGCCCAGCGGCAGCTTTCCAATCTGGTCTGGCGTCTGGGGTCCAGTTATTTTCTGGAGGAGGTCCTGCCAGCCACCAGCGTGGCTGCCATCTTTGAGCTAGGACCGAACTACGTGGGCAGCTTTCAGGCTGTCTACCTACCTT GTAAAGACTCAAAGGCGGAAGTATCCCCTGCCTCCCCCGTCGCACTAGTACCAGAGGAGAAGGTGTCCTTCAGTCTCTGTTCACTCTCTGTCTCCACTCTCACCGTGGCCAAGATCAGAAAAGTCTACAACAAACTTGACAGCAAAGCTATTGCCAAACAG CTCGCTGTGTCGTCTCATGAAAACGCCACTCCAGTCAAGCTGATCCACAACGCTGCTGGCCACCTCAACGGCCCCGCCAGGACCATCGGCGCAGCAGTCGTTGGATATTTAG GGGTCCGTGCGTTTGTGACCAAACCTGTGGCCACCAACCTGCAATATGTGGGTGGGGCGGCTGCCATTTTGGGCTTGGTTGCCATGGCTTCAGATGTGGAGGGGCTGTATGCAGCGGTCAAGGCTTTGGTGTGTGTTGTTAAGAGTAACCCGCTGGCCAGTAAGGAAATGGAGCGCATCAAAGGCTACCAG CTTCTGGCCATGCTGCTAAAGAAGAAGCGCTCACTCCTCAACAGCCACATCCTCCATCTCACCTTCTCTTTAGTAGGAACAGTGGATAGCGGCCATGAGACAGCCATCATTCCCAACTCCACTGCTTTCCAGGACCTGCTCTGTGACTTTGAG gTCTGGCTCCACGCTCCCTACGagctccatctctctctgtttGAGCACTTCATCGAACTCCTGACAGAATCAAG TGAGGCTGCTAAGAATGCCAAACTGCTGAGAGAGTTTCAGCTGATCCCCAGACTGCTCCTGACTCTGAGAGACACGTCACTCTCCCAGCCAACCATAGCTGCCATCTGCAACGTCCTCAGTTTGCTGCTACAGGCCTTCCCGAATCCATACGATCTACTGCG TTTTGGCCAGTTCATCTCTTCCACTCTCCCCACGTTTGCTGTGTGTGAGAAgtttgttgtcatggaaattAACAATGAGGAGAAGCTGGATGGAG GTAATGACGATGATTTTGGTGGTCTCCTGTCAGCCAACCTCATTCTGCTGAGGAATCGACTGCTGGATAACCTGCTCAGACTGCTTTTCACCACCAAAGAAAAATGTTCCATCAGTGCCCA AGCGTGTGAGGAGCTGGTTCGGACACTTGGTTTTGATTGGCTCCTGATGTTCATGGAGGAACATCTACACTCGAGCACAGTCACGGCCGCTCTGTGgatcctggtggtgctgctctcCAATCAGTCTATACTCAACCGCTTCAGAGAGGGCCTGTGTGGTGGCGGCTGGCTGGACCACACCGACTCTGTCCTGACCAATAAGATCGGCACCGTGCTGG GCTTTAATGTGGGTCGCAGCGCTGGCGGACGCTCCACAGTGCGCGAGATCAACCGGGAAGCTTGCCACTTCCAAGGATTCCCAGTGTTACAGACTCTGctgcccaaacacacaaatgtgccaGAGCTTTACTTCCTGCTCATGGCCCTGTTCTTGCAACAGCCGGTTACTGAGCTGCCAGACAGTCTACACATACAT TTTGACCTGGACTCAATCTGGACCTTCATCTTTGGAATGCCAGCCTCTAGTGCAACAGTAGTTGGCTCCATCCACAATGTCTGTACCGAGGCTGCCTTCCTGCTTCTGGCCATGCTGCGCAGCATGCTCAACCTG CCATGGCAGTCAGAGGAGGAAGGGTCCTGGCTGAGGGAGTATCCAGTCACCCTCATGCAATTCTTTAGGTATCTTTACCATAATGTGACCGACCTTTCACCGATGTGGCACAgtgctgacttcctgtgtgctcTGGCAGCAGCCGTGTTTCCTTTCAACATACGGCCCTATTCTGAGATG GTCACTGATTTAGATGATGAGGCAGGTTCTCCCATTGAGGAGTTCAAGGCTTTTGCTGGCGACTCCTGTATGAATCGCAGCCAATCGGAATACTGTAACGTGGGCTCCAAGACTTCCCTGACCAACCACCCAGCCAAAAAATACGTCTTTGACTTCATGAGGGTCCTCATCATGGACAACCTCTGTATGACCCCAGCCAGCAAGCAGACACCCATCGTTGACCTACTGTTGGAG GCCTCCCCAGAGCGCTCCaccagaacacagcagaaggaATTTCAATCAAACATCTTGGATGGGGTCATGGAACATCTTTTGGCCGCTGATGTCCTTTTAG GTGAAGATGCCTCTCTGCCCCTCAGCAGTGGAGGCAGTTATCAGATCCTGGTCAACAATGTCTTTTACTTCACGCAACGGGTGGTGGACAAGCTGTGGCAGGGCATGTTCAACAAGGACTCCAAACTAGTGGTGGACTTCATTGTTCAGCTCATAGGACAG TCTAAGAGACGCTCCCAGGGTCTCTCCCTCGACACCATCTACCACTGTCTGAACCGGACGGTGCTCTACCAGCTCTGTCGACCCCACAAGACGGTCGCTCAGCAGGTGGCACTGCTGGACGCTCTGAGGGTACTGACGGTCAACCGCAACCTGGTGCTCGGCCCCGGCAACCACGACCAAGACTTTGCGGCCTGTCTGGCTCACTGCTTCATCTGCCTGCATAGTGGGAG cagcgtgGAGGGATTTGGCCTGGAGGCCGAGGCTAGGATGACAACCTGGCACGTCATGATGCCGACAGAGAATGAAGCTGATGCTACACACAGCCATGATGTCAGCGAGG GCCGGCAGCTGCTGTTAAAGGCCGTAAACAGAGTGTGGACGGAGCTGATGCACAGCAAACGTCAGATGCTGGAGGACATATTCAAAGTGTCTCTACCCTGCAATGATAGGGGCCATGTGGACATCACCACGGCCAAGCCAGCTCTGGAAGAGCCAGCCCTGAAGAGCTGGCAGAACCACCTCG tGTACGAGAAGAAGTGTGTGGGTCGAGGGGAGGCTCTGGCGCCGGCAAGCCAGTCCAAACTGTCCAGGGTGAGCAGCAACTTCGGCCTCTCAAAGCTAACGGGCGTCCGCCGCAACAAAAAGGAGAACAGCCTGAACAAGAACAGCctctctgcacag GAGACGTTCCAGTGGATGTTCACTCACATCGCTGTCGTCCGAGACCTGGTGGCTATGCAGTACAAAGAGCATCAAGAG CGGCAGCAGAACTCCCTGAAGTACGTGACCGAGGAGTGGGCGTCCATTGAGTACGAGCTCCTGCGCGAAAGGGGCCTCTGGGGTCCTCCCATAGGTTCCCACCTGGACAAGTTCATGCTGGAGATGACAGAGGGTCCCTGTAGAATGCGAAAGAAGATGGTTCGCAATGACATGTTCTACATCCACTATCCGTACATCCCTGAAATAGAGCCAAACACGAACTCGGCCCAG CAGAAGCCTCTTCGTTATCGACGAGCCATCAGCTATGACAGTAAAGAGTACTACATGCGTTTGCTGTCTGGAAATCCTGGCATGTATCAGCACTCTGTAGAGCATAGCACAGAAGGAGAGACCACGCCGCACGAACCCGAGCATGGAGAGGACACCATTGCGAGAGTCAAGG gTCTGGTGAAGGCTCCTCTGAAGAGATCCAGGTCAACCGCAGACGGGGCAGATGAAGACGGTCAGGATCAGcttcaggagcagctgctggagtcaGGAGGGCCTGAGGAAGAGCAGCGGACCGACAACACGTCCCTGCTGCGcctcctggaggagggagagaag ATCCAGCACATGTACCGCTGTGCCAGGGTCCAGGGGCTCGATACGAGCGAGGGGCTGCTTCTGTTTGGGAAAGAGCACTTTTATGTCATCGACGGCTACACCATGACTGTGTCCCGGGAGATCAGGGACATTGACACATTGCCCACCAA TTTGCATGAAGCCATAATCCCCCAAGGAGCACGACAAGGACAGAGTCAGCTGAAGAGAACCTGCAGCATCTTTGCCTATGAAGATATCAAGGAGGTGCACAAGAGACGAtacctgctgcag CCCATTGCAGTGGAAGTTTTCTCAGCGGACGGCAGGAACTATTTGTTAGCCTTCCAGAAAGGAGTCCGCAACAAAGTTTACCAAAG GTTTCTGGCCGTGGTGCCTTCACTGGCAGACAGTTCAGAATCAGTTTCAGGCCAGCGACCCAACACCAGCGTGGAGCAAGG CTCGGGCCTCCTCAGCACTCTGGTCGGTGAAAAGTCAGTGACTCAGAGGTGGGAG CGGGGAGAGATCAGTAATTTCCAGTACCTGATGCATCTGAACACACTGGCAGGACGATCCTACAACGATCTCATGCAGTATCCTGTCTTCCCCTGGATTCTGGCCGATTATGACTCGGAG GAACTGGACCTAAGCAATCCCAAGACATTCCGTAATCTGGCCAAACCCATGGGTGCGCAGACTGATGACAGACTGGCGCAGTACAAGAAGAGATACAAGGACTGGGAAGACCCCAACG GTGAAACCCCAGCGTACCACTATGGCACCCACTACTCATCAGCCATGATTGTTGCTTCTTACCTGGTCCGGATGGAACCCTTCACACAGATTTTCCTCAGACTTCAG GGAGGTCATTTTGACCTGGCGGACAGGATGTTCCACAGTGTGCGTGAAGCCTGGTTCTCTGCCTCCAAACACAACATGGCTGACGTCAAAGAGCTCATACCAGAGTTCTTCTACCTGCCCGAGTTCCTGCTCAACTCCAACAACTTTGACTTGG gTGCCAAACAGAATGGCATTAAGCTGGCTGACGTCATCCTGCCACCTTGGGCAAAGGGAGACCCACGAGAGTTTATCAGGGTCCACAGAGAG GCGCTGGAGTGTGATTACGTCTCAGCTCACCTCCACGAATGGATCGACCTCATTTTTGGCTACAAGCAACAGGGTCCACCGGCTGTAGAGGCAGTCAACGTCTTTCATCACCTGTTTTATGAGGGACAGGTGGACATTTACAACATCAATGACCCTCTGAAGGAGACGGCCACCATCGGGTTCATTAATAATTTTGGACAAATCCCAAAACAG CTGTTTAAGAAACCTCATCCACCCAAACGGGTGCGCAGCAAAGCGAACGGTGACATAATGAGTGTTCCTCCAAGCTCCAACACTGACAAGATCTTCTTCCATCATCTGGACAATCTCAGACCCTCTCTAGCACCGGTCAAAG AGCTGAAGGAGCCTGTTGGACAGATCGTGTGCACTGACAAGGGCATACTGGCTGTGGAGCAGAATAAAGTTCTGGTTCCACCTACATGGAGTAAGACCTTTGCCTGGGGCTACGCTGACCTGAGCTGTCGTCTGGCTAACTATGACTCTGACAAG GCACTAGTGGTGTATGAATGTCTGTCAGAATGGGGCCAGATCCTTTGTGCCATATGCCCAAACCCAAAGCTGGTCATCACCGGTGGCACCAGCACCGCCATCTGCGTGTGGGAGACGGGAACCTCCAAGGAGAGGGCAAAATCAATTACACTCAAACAG GCACTACTGGGTCACACAGACGCTGTAACGTGTCTGACGGCGTCATCGGCGTACCGCATCGTTGTGAGCGGCTCCCGGGATCGAACCTGCATCATCTGGGACCTCAACAAACTTTCCTTTGTTACTCAACTCAGGGGGCATCGGGCACCCGTCTCAGCTCTGTGCATCAATGAACTGACG GGGGATATCGTATCCTGCGCAGGCACGTACATTCACGTGTGGAGCATTAACGGCAGCCCCATTTCCAGCGCCAACACCTTCACAGGGCGCAGTCAGCAGATCCTGTGCTGCTGCGTGTCAGAGATGAACGAGTGGGACATGCAGAACGTCATCGTCACTGGGCACTCCGATGGAGTAGTCAGG tTTTGGAGAATGGAGTTCCTCCAAGTCCCAGAAACCCCTGCCCCACAACCAGTGGAACCAGATGTGCCCGACTGCTGTGGGGAGGAGAAAATTG AGGGCGGGGAGGCCCAAAATGGCGACGATGACAGCAGTGACTCGGATGCAGATGAGCCCGGTTCGAATCAAGAGCCCAAAGCACCACGGAATCCATCAGCCGGTGGCGGCAGCCAACCTGGCAGCACCGTCCACAGACCCAGAG GGCCTTCAGCCCGAGCAGGGGCCTCCTGGTCCATGGACAGCAGCTCTGACGACTCTCACCGCTGGTCAGACACGCTCAGCGTCGACGAGAAGGACGGCTTTGTGTTTGTCAACTACTCAGAGGGCCAAGCTAAAGTTCCTCACCCTCACCCATGTAACCCAGGCCAGAGCTCTGCGCCACAGCCTTTCCAGCCCCCCAACACGGACGCACGCACCTACAACCAGCTCAGAACAG